A window from Pseudopipra pipra isolate bDixPip1 chromosome 25, bDixPip1.hap1, whole genome shotgun sequence encodes these proteins:
- the NRAS gene encoding GTPase NRas — MTEYKLVVVGAGGVGKSALTIQLIQNHFVDEYDPTIEDSYRKQVVIDGETCLLDILDTAGQEEYSAMRDQYMRTGEGFLCVFAINNSKSFADINLYREQIKRVKDSDDVPMVLVGNKCDLPTRTVDTKQAQELAKSYGIPFIETSAKTRQGVEDAFYTLVREIRQYRMKKLNSSEDGNQGCMGLSCVVM, encoded by the exons aTGACCGAGTACAAGCTGGTCGTGGTGGGCGCGGGCGGCGTCGGCAAGAGCGCGCTGACCATCCAGCTCATCCAGAACCACTTCGTGGACGAGTACGACCCCACCATCGAg GACTCGTACCGAAAGCAGGTGGTGATCGACGGCGAGACGTGTCTGCTGGACATCCTGGACACGGCGGGGCAGGAGGAGTACAGTGCCATGAGGGACCAGTACatgaggactggggagggattCCTCTGTGTCTTTGCCATCAACAACAGCAAATCCTTCGCTGATATCAACCTTTACAG AGAACAGATCAAGAGAGTGAAGGACTCGGATGACGTGCCCATGGTGCTTGTTGGGAACAAGTGTGACCTGCCCACGAGAACAGTAGACACAAAACAGGCTCAAGAATTAGCAAAAAGCTACGGAATCCCCTTCATAGAGACCTCTGCAAAAACGAGACAG GGCGTGGAAGATGCTTTTTACACACTGGTGAGGGAGATCCGGCAGTACCGGATGAAGAAGCTCAACAGCAGTGAGGATGGGAACCAAGGCTGCATGGGATTGTCCTGTGTTGTGATGTGA